In Helianthus annuus cultivar XRQ/B chromosome 3, HanXRQr2.0-SUNRISE, whole genome shotgun sequence, a single window of DNA contains:
- the LOC110932629 gene encoding protein FAR1-RELATED SEQUENCE 5-like, giving the protein MASNTLADGGDDAPNYQLRGVEQVSPNTGTKRYIPDSPSSLTPAEGMLFDTVDDAYNFYKTYAEAGGWTVRKGTQHENRGIVINKYFFCSKEDQKVFRPVDTLVEQPSDRWVRRIPSKRTGCQAAIRIKLTDAKKYLLYHFIEAHNHDFVHEEDLHLLKENRGINRAHEEMINKMSHLNIGPVRAFNIMKEVYGGFDKVGATKVDFKNFKKELNLFIGEFDAEMFVKRLMRKKEFLPNFSCEYETTDEGVLKCIFWADEDMKRNYYMFGDVISFDATYKRNKYNMMFVPFTGIDNHNRNVTLGAAILGTETAETYSWLLRAIKNAYGYAPPVIVTDQDPAMKRAIADVWPESRHRLCMWHIMDKLTTKVGAALCSNTDFRKRLSAVVWTDSLLPEAFEAEWAAIIHDFGLTDHEWLTYIYGLRESWIPAYYREEEMSGLMRTSSSAKARAPKKRS; this is encoded by the exons ATGGCTTCGAACACCCTCGCTGATGGTGGAGATG ATGCACCTAATTACCAATTACGTGGTGTTGAACAAGTTTCTCCAAACACTGGAACAAAGAGATATATTCCGGATTCACCCTCTTCGTTGACGCCAGCAGAGGGAATGTTATTCGACACAGTTGATGACGcatataacttttataaaacttaCGCAGAAGCGGGAGGTTGGACTGTAAGGAAGGGCACACAGCACGAGAACCGTGGTATTGTAATAAACAAGTACTTTTTCTGTTCAAAGGAGGATCAAAAAGTCTTTCGACCAGTTGATACTTTagtcgaacagccgtccgatagGTGGGTACGTAGGATACCATCCAAAAGGACCGGATGCCAGGCTGCGATCAGAATAAAACTTACCGATGCTAAGAAGTATTTGCTTTATCATTTTATAGAGGCGCACAACCACGATTTTGTGCATGAAGAAGATTTACATCTTCTCAAGGAAAACAGGGGTATTAATCGTGCACACGAAGAGATGATAAACAAGATGTCACATCTCAACATCGGGCCTGTTCGTGCATTTAACATTATGAAGGAAGTGTATGGTGGGTTCGACAAAGTCGGTGCTACCAAAGTCGattttaaaaatttcaagaaaGAGTTAAATCTTTTTATCGGAGAGTTTGATGCGGAAATGTTTGTCAAGCGTCTGATGAGGAAAAAGGAGTTTTTACCGAACTTCTCTTGTGAATATGAAACCACAGACGAAGGTGTGTTGAAGTGCATTTTTTGGGCCGACGAGGATATGAAGAGAAATTATTATATGTTTGGGGACGTTATATCATTTGATGCTACATACAAGCGTAACAA GTATAACATGATGTTTGTCCCTTTCACTGGGATTGATAATCATAATAGGAACGTGACACTTGGTGCTGCAATTCTCGGTACGGAAACGGCAGAGACGTATAGCTGGTTACTTAGGGCGATCAAGAACGCATACGGGTACGCGCCTCCTGTAATCGTTACTGACCAAGACCCTGCGATGAAAAGGGCTATAGCTGATGTTTGGCCTGAGTCGAGGCATCGGTTATGTATGTGGCATATCATGGATAAACTCACTACAAAG GTCGGGGCTGCCCTATGTTCAAATACAGATTTCAGGAAAAGATTGTCTGCAGTTGTTTGGACTGATTCTCTATTGCCCGAAGCTTTTGAGGCTGAATGGGCCGCTATTATTCATGATTTCGGTTTAACCGACCATGAATGGCTGACGTATATATATGGGCTACGTGAATCATGGATTCCAGCTTACTATCGTGAAGAAGAAATGTCTGGTCTTATGCGGACATCATCTAG CGCAAAGGCACGAGCACCGAAAAAACGATCATGA